In one window of Littorina saxatilis isolate snail1 linkage group LG11, US_GU_Lsax_2.0, whole genome shotgun sequence DNA:
- the LOC138980383 gene encoding uncharacterized protein has translation MFGFIRVVVFLSVIVSIDCYLTKECADATNNCMASLTQDLFNGTGFCSAMQQYFPCVANELTTAETTVTCDKLSILFKKVTELRTLNDLVTSESCDISTPPGLELDECSREIAKCGLLAVKASVASNKKTKCSEIENFIACMAAETLSCEDFDLVNSLVSEEISHELYQSDCFDEASVTTASTGTSVTPGTQPTTQVFTGTTRSPIPTMQSWIITEGRPTTGVTTTLTTMRPSSGSQGSSSVTQDDLKALRIDFQKSLDLQTTAIVQTLKEHIQGLQNKLPSKLLLNNQLTDILTRTANLETTLKAEFRSHSERLEQILQNLINDLAQVINRVEPISSQTNSVHSDATASLKRKTPTSMSCVEKVMNVLGDIYPSESWSAEHYVKVSHLGVRGGMSGPQSVVVMFSRAEDRLVAFVKGKDAFEQQQITMEMIPSYFKFTCAA, from the exons TGATAGTGTCCATTGACTGCTACCTGACCAAAGAATGTGCAGACGCCACAAACAACTGCATGGCGTCGCTCACACAGGATCTCTTCAACGGTACAGGATTCTGCag CGCAATGCAGCAGTACTTCCCGTGTGTGGCGAATGAACTGACAACTGCGGAAACAACGGTCACGTGCGATAAACTGTCCATCCTCTTCAAAAAGGTCACCGAGCTGCGCACACTCAATGACCTTGTCACGTCAGAGTCATGTGACATTA GTACACCACCTGGGCTGGAGCTAGACGAGTGTTCCAGAGAAATAGCAAAGTGTGGTCTGTTGGCAGTAAAGGCGTCTGTGGCGTCTAACAAGAAGACGAAGTGCAG CGAGATAGAAAACTTCATCGCCTGCATGGCGGCAGAGACATTGTCCTGTGAGGATTTTGACCTTGTCAACAGTTTGGTGTCGGAAGAAATCAGCCATGAACTTT ACCAGAGCGACTGCTTTG ACGAGGCTTCAGTCACTACAGCCTCAACAGGAACAAGCGTAACACCGGGAACACAACCAACAACACAGGTGTTCACGGGCACCACGCGTTCCCCGATCCCAACGATGCAAAGCTGGATCATCACTGAGGGTCGCCCCACCACAGGCGTAACAACGACACTGACAACCATGCGACCTTCATCGG GTAGCCAAGGATCATCTTCAGTCACCCAGGACGACCTGAAGGCCTTAAGGATCGATTTCCAAAAGTCCCTGGATCTTCAGACCACAGCTATCGTGCAGACCCTTAAGGAGCACATCCAAGGCCTCCAGAACAAGCTTCCATCCAAGCTCCTCCTCAACAACCAACTCACCGACATCCTGACCAGGACCGCAAATCTGGAGACCACCCTGAAGGCCGAGTTCCGATCCCACAGCGAGAGGCTGGAGCAGATCCTTCAAAACCTCATCAACGACCTCGCGCAGGTCATCAACCGGGTGGAACCCATCTCCTCTCAGACGAACAGCGTGCACTCCGATGCTACTGCCTCCTTGAAGAGGAAGACGCCAACCTCTATGAGCTGCGTTGAAAAGGTTATGAACGTCCTGGGCGACATCTATCCTTCGGAGTCGTGGTCTGCGGAGCATTACGTGAAGGTGTCTCACCTGGGGGTGaggggagggatgtcgggtcctCAGTCTGTGGTCGTCATGTTCAGCAGAGCGGAGGACAGGCTGGTGGCATTTGTCAAGGGCAAGGACGCATTTGAACAGCAGCAGATCACCATGGAAATGATTCCCAGCTATTTCAAATTTACCTGCGCTGCGTAA
- the LOC138980385 gene encoding uncharacterized protein, translating into MINQFSVFGAPKIMQTDNGREFTARVINELTTMWPGMVIIHGRPRHPQSQGCVERGNGDLEIKLGKWMDEHGSEWTKGLKFVVHAINTSISDTTGKSPYQLVFGQPPRTNSSLWQELSRQGILYEEDLPEDFLQQLEMEESVPHTSDSSQHTPRRLEESVPHTSDSSQHTPRRLEESVPHTSDSSQHIPRRLEESVPHTSDSSHHTPRRLEKSVPHTSDSSQHTPRRLEESVSNHSHGKRGREYILLHDHRMIATGTECPSRNMIHGQSVNTSSHAVVSVTEVHDAEFIPVEDNPFEECIEIGQFVTWRRSQMFDVDEGDSHREERMQARKKYLKAAKKQESRYVKKVASRTKVYSLCDTVGLNIHKVDRANSDARLLPCKVLMSKPVGGQRHLYKLYSATGILGPWIAGEELSDLRSVHFESLNEVNPDLLEEISLIKACRLSVKWRDTGSRVPSGASVCKCKGPCTTKRCCCRKAGLECGTKCHTDSKACKNTE; encoded by the exons ATGATCAATCAGTTCAGTGTATTCGGTGCGCCAAAGATTATGCAGACCGACAACGGGCGGGAATTCACTGCGAGGGTGATCAATGAGCTGACAACGATGTGGCCTGGAATGGTGATCATCCATGGCAGACCCCGCCATCCCCAATCCCAAG GTTGTGTGGAACGTGGGAACGGTGACCTTGAGATCAAGTTGGGCAAATGGATGGATGAACACGGCTCCGAATGGACAAAAGGGTTGAAATTTGTCGTACATGCCATAAATACCTCAATCTCGGACACCACCGGAAAGTCACCTTACCAACTGGTTTTTGGACAACCTCCAAGGACAAATTCGTCTTTGTGGCAGGAACTGTCTCGTCAAGGGATTTTGTATGAAGAGGACCTTCCCGAGGATTTTCTTCAGCAACTTGAAATGGAGGAATCTGTGCCGCATACATCGGACTCGTCACAGCATACACCTCGGCGCCTGGAGGAATCTGTGCCGCATACATCGGACTCGTCACAGCATACACCTCGGCGCCTGGAGGAATCTGTGCCGCATACATCGGACTCGTCACAGCATATACCTCGGCGCCTGGAGGAATCTGTGCCGCATACATCGGACTCGTCACATCATACACCTCGGCGCCTGGAGAAATCTGTGCCGCATACATCGGACTCGTCACAGCATACACCTCGGCGCCTGGAGGAATCTGTCAGCAACCATAGCCATGGAAAGCGCGGCAGAGAATACATTTTGTTACATGATCACCGAATGATTGCCACAGGCACAGAGTGTCCAAGTAGAAACATGATCCATGGACAGTCGGTGAACACAAGTAGCCACGCTGTAGTGTCTGTTACTGAAGTACATGATGCCGAATTCATACCTGTGGAAGACAATCCATTCGAGGAATGCATAGAGATCGGCCAGTTTGTGACATGGAGGCGAAGTCAAATGTTTGACGTTGATGAAGGTGACTCACACAGAGAGGAAAGGATGCaagcaagaaaaaaatatttgaaaGCCGCGAAGAAACAAGAATCACGGTACGTGAAGAAAGTGGCTTCGAGAACGAAGGTGTACTCTCTTTGTGATACTGTGGGCTTGAACATCCACAAGGTAGACAGAGCTAATAGTGATGCTCGCTTGTTACCGTGCAAAGTACTCATGTCAAAGCCTGTTGGTGGACAAAGGCACCTGTACAAATTGTACTCCGCCACCGGAATCCTCGGGCCGTGGATCGCAGGCGAAGAACTTTCCGATTTGAGAAGTGTACATTTTGAAAGCCTGAATGAGGTTAACCCAGACTTGCTTGAGGAAATATCTCTCATCAAAGCGTGTCGTCTCTCCGTGAAATGGCGTGATACGGGTTCAagggtgccatctggtgccagcGTGTGCAAGTGTAAAGGGCCGTGTACTACAAAGCGCTGTTGCTGCAGAAAAGCAGGACTTGAATGTGGCACCAAGTGTCACACAGACAGCAAAGCATGCAAGAATACCGAATAG